In the genome of Magnolia sinica isolate HGM2019 chromosome 2, MsV1, whole genome shotgun sequence, one region contains:
- the LOC131236812 gene encoding protein ASPARTIC PROTEASE IN GUARD CELL 2-like translates to MAPFLTLVMLVVLPLLGGGHVATGVDLQYLNVRHAIAGTTIRPSGETPPQNFSKTADTDVKPAWRLKLVHRDVITARNFSGHRHRLDDRIARDVKRVEGLTQRLTGGAGGVRYGVSDFGSEVVSGMEEGSGEYFVRIGVGSPPRPQYMVIDSGSDIVWVQCQPCAQCYQQADPVFDPAKSASFAGVSCNSAVCGRLENAGCRAGRCRYEVSYGDGSYTKGTLAFETLTFDRTTVRNVAIGCGHKNRGLFVGAAGLLGLGGGSMSFVGQLGGQTGGTFGYCLVSRGTESYGSLVFGRGAMPVGAAWVPLQRNQRAPSFYYVGLTGLGIGGLRVVLPENMFQLTELGGGGVVMDTGTAVTRFPWPIYQAFRDTFAAATASLPRASSVSIFDTCYDLSGFETVRVPTVSFYFSGGPILTLPARNFLIPVDELGTFCFAFAASSTDLSIIGNIQQEGIQISVDAANGFVGFGPNTC, encoded by the coding sequence ATGGCACCCTTTCTCACACTAGTAATGCTAGTGGTGCTACCACTCTTGGGTGGCGGCCACGTCGCCACCGGCGTAGATCTCCAATACCTGAACGTGCGGCATGCTATCGCCGGCACGACCATCAGGCCATCCGGAGAGACGCCTCCTCAGAATTTCTCAAAAACGGCTGATACAGATGTTAAGCCAGCGTGGCGGTTGAAGTTGGTCCACCGAGACGTAATCACGGCGCGGAATTTCTCAGGCCACCGTCACCGTCTCGACGATCGGATCGCAAGAGATGTGAAAAGGGTCGAAGGCTTAACTCAACGGCTGACTGGCGGTGCCGGTGGAGTTAGGTATGGAGTGTCGGATTTCGGGTCTGAAGTGGTATCGGGTATGGAAGAAGGCAGCGGGGAATATTTCGTACGGATAGGCGTTGGTAGTCCTCCAAGACCTCAATACATGGTGATTGATTCTGGCAGTGATATTGTATGGGTGCAATGTCAGCCTTGTGCTCAGTGCTACCAACAAGCTGACCCGGTCTTCGACCCGGCTAAGTCAGCCTCATTCGCTGGCGTGTCATGCAACTCAGCTGTCTGCGGTCGACTAGAGAACGCAGGCTGTCGGGCCGGTCGGTGCCGCTACGAGGTCTCATACGGTGACGGGTCCTACACGAAGGGCACTCTCGCGTTCGAGACGCTCACATTCGACCGCACCACCGTCCGTAACGTAGCCATCGGGTGCGGTCACAAGAACCGCGGGCTCTTCGTTGGTGCAGCCGGGCTCCTGGGCCTAGGTGGCGGGTCCATGTCGTTCGTCGGGCAGCTAGGCGGGCAGACAGGTGGTACATTCGGGTACTGTCTTGTGAGCCGTGGGACTGAGTCATATGGCTCATTGGTTTTCGGACGCGGCGCGATGCCTGTAGGGGCTGCGTGGGTCCCTCTCCAACGCAACCAGCGGGCCCCCAGTTTCTACTATGTTGGGCTCACGGGCCTTGGCATTGGTGGGCTTCGGGTCGTGCTGCCTGAGAACATGTTCCAGCTGACTGAATTGGGTGGTGGTGGTGTGGTCATGGATACTGGGACTGCAGTTACAAGGTTCCCATGGCCCATTTATCAGGCGTTCCGCGATACATTCGCTGCAGCTACGGCGAGCCTACCGCGGGCCTCAAGTGTGTCAATTTTCGATACGTGCTATGATTTATCTGGGTTTGAGACAGTTCGGGTACCGACGGTGTCGTTCTACTTCTCGGGTGGGCCTATACTTACACTTCCGGCGAGGAATTTCCTTATTCCGGTGGATGAATTGGGGACATTCTGCTTTGCATTTGCAGCATCAAGTACGGATCTTTCCATCATAGGAAATATACAACAGGAAGGTATTCAAATATCAGTTGATGCGGCTAATGGGTTTGTGGGGTTTGGACCCAATACATGCTAG